A DNA window from Daucus carota subsp. sativus chromosome 3, DH1 v3.0, whole genome shotgun sequence contains the following coding sequences:
- the LOC135151439 gene encoding uncharacterized protein LOC135151439 → MEALTACLNLKIEEGPFKFHSKTKDAGISHLIFADDVMLFCHGDADSVKCMMDGVNLFSSISGLCLNPAKCVVFFGNVPSAVQDFTIATSRFNRGALPVNYLGLPLISGKLFLRECLPFILKIRGKFEAWNSKYISQAGRAQLIKSVIFGMQGHWSHFLFLPKLVLKRIQSDMAKFLWKGDLVGSCHFKVSWKHCCYRKSEGGLGFKELLGWNQSVVWLQVWRIIKCSDDSLWIHWIHKCFLKNRAFWTMKIPSNCPWSLRKILNARPHFSGHIRYQVGRESNFLLWHDPWSDNRTMLDRFGCRAMSSLESTSLAPLHTIIRDGTWNLGNSNDHVVIEMRQICATTTIHDRDEILWNGSSYKNLRINDIWDVLRTPGLPPSWYNFVWCRFMVPKFAFTTWLIVQERLLTKDRMINFRMRTTSSCVLCGVADESHAHLFCHCTYIRSIFASWNHGITSVWDDLKSGRIFTGQISSIEKEISFLFISSVFYSVWRERNLRVHEGGTHNSWASLLVNIKRDVKGKLASSARFRKCVHRDTTLVLNLY, encoded by the coding sequence ATGGAAGCTCTAACTGCCTGCTTGAATCTCAAGATTGAGGAAGGTCCATTCAAGTTTCACAGCAAAACTAAGGATGCGGGTATTTCTCATTTAATTTTTGCGGACGATGTTATGCTTTTTTGTCATGGAGATGCTGATTCTGTAAAGTGTATGATGGATGGTGTTAATCTGTTTTCTTCCATTTCTGGTTTGTGTCTCAATCCTGCCAAATGTGTGGTCTTTTTCGGGAATGTTCCATCTGCAGTACAGGATTTCACTATTGCTACTTCTCGGTTTAACAGAGGTGCTTTACCTGTTAATTATCTTGGATTACCTCTGATTTCTGGCAAGTTGTTCTTAAGAGAGTGCCTTccttttatcttgaaaattcgTGGTAAATTTGAAGCCTGGaacagtaaatatattagtcagGCGGGTCGTGCTCAGCTAATTAAGTCTGTCATATTTGGGATGCAAGGACACTGGTCTCACTTTCTTTTCTTGCCGAAATTGGTGCTGAAACGTATTCAATCTGATATGGCCAAGTTTCTATGGAAAGGTGACCTTGTTGGCTCTTGTCATTTTAAAGTTTCGTGGAAGCATTGTTGTTACAGAAAATCGGAGGGAGGTCTTGGTTTTAAGGAGCTGTTGGGGTGGAATCAAAGTGTTGTATGGCTGCAAGTTTGGAGAATCATAAAGTGTTCTGATGACTCTTTATGGATTCATTGGATTCATAAATGCTTTCTAAAAAACAGGGCTTTCTGGACAATGAAAATTCCCTCTAACTGTCCTTGGAGTCTGCGAAAAATTCTTAATGCTCGCCCTCATTTCAGTGGCCATATTCGTTACCAGGTGGGTCGGGAGTCTAATTTTCTATTGTGGCACGATCCGTGGAGTGATAACAGAACTATGCTAGACCGTTTTGGTTGTAGAGCAATGTCCTCCCTTGAGTCAACTTCACTTGCTCCTCTTCACACCATAATTCGAGATGGTACTTGGAATCTTGGAAATTCTAATGATCATGTTGTAATTGAAATGAGACAGATTTGTGCTACTACGACAATTCATGACAGAGATGAAATTCTGTGGAACGGCTCTTCTTATAAAAACCTTCGGATCAATGATATATGGGACGTTCTTAGGACTCCAGGTCTTCCTCCATCCTGGTATAATTTTGTTTGGTGCAGATTTATGGTTCCAAAATTCGCTTTCACCACCTGGTTAATCGTCCAAGAGCGTCTCCTCACCAAAGATCGAATGATTAACTTTAGAATGAGAACAACTAGCAGCTGTGTTTTGTGTGGTGTGGCTGATGAATCCCACGCCCACTTATTTTGTCATTGTACCTATATTCGAAGCATTTTTGCTTCTTGGAATCATGGCATTACTTCTGTGTGGGACGACCTTAAATCTGGCAGAATCTTCACTGGACAAATCTCTAGTATTGAAAAggaaatttcttttcttttcatctccTCGGTTTTTTACTCAGTTTGGCGTGAGAGGAATTTGAGAGTTCATGAGGGTGGTACCCACAACAGCTGGGCTAGTCTGTTAGTTAATATTAAAAGGGATGTTAAAGGAAAATTGGCTTCCTCCGCTCGATTTCGTAAATGTGTGCATCGAGACACTACTTTGGTCCTGAATTTGTACTGA
- the LOC108203819 gene encoding uncharacterized protein LOC108203819, translating into MEALTACLNLKIEEGPFKFHSKTKDAGISHLIFADDVMLFCHGDADSVKCMMDGVNLFSSISGLCLNPAKCVVFFGNVPSAVQDFTIATSRFNRGALPVNYLGLPLISGKLFLRECLPLILKIHGKFEAWNSKYISQAGRAQLIKSVIFGMQGHWSHFLFLPKLVLKRIQSDMAKFLWKGDLVGSCHFKVSWKHCCYRKSEGGLGFKELLGWNQSAVWLQVWRIIKCSDDSLWIHWIHKCFLKNRAFWTMKIPSNCPWSLRKILNARPHFSGHIRYQVGRESNFLLWHDPWSDNRTMLDRFGCRAMSSLESTSLAPLHTIIRDGTWNLGNSNDHVVIEMRQICATTTIHDRDEILWNGSSYKNLRINDIWDVLRTPGLPPSWYNFVWCRFMVPKFAFTTWLIVQERLLTKDRMINFRMRTTSSCVLCGVADESHAHLFCHCTYIRSIFASWNHGITSVWDDLKSGRIFTGQISSIEKEISFLFISSVFYSVWRERNLRVHEGGTHNSWASLLVNIKRDVKGKLASSARFRKCVHRDTTLVLNLY; encoded by the coding sequence ATGGAAGCTCTAACTGCCTGCTTGAATCTCAAGATTGAGGAAGGTCCATTCAAGTTTCACAGCAAAACTAAGGATGCGGGTATTTCTCATTTAATTTTTGCGGACGATGTTATGCTTTTTTGTCATGGAGATGCTGATTCTGTAAAGTGTATGATGGATGGTGTTAATCTGTTTTCTTCCATTTCTGGTTTGTGTCTCAATCCTGCCAAATGTGTGGTCTTTTTCGGGAATGTTCCATCTGCAGTACAGGATTTCACTATTGCTACTTCTCGGTTTAACAGAGGTGCTTTACCTGTTAATTATCTTGGATTACCTCTGATTTCTGGCAAGTTGTTCTTAAGAGAGTGCCTTCCTCTTATCTTGAAAATTCATGGTAAATTTGAAGCCTGGaacagtaaatatattagtcagGCGGGTCGTGCTCAGCTAATTAAGTCTGTCATATTTGGGATGCAAGGACACTGGTCTCACTTTCTTTTCTTGCCGAAATTGGTGCTGAAACGTATTCAATCTGATATGGCCAAGTTTCTATGGAAAGGTGACCTTGTTGGCTCTTGTCATTTTAAAGTTTCGTGGAAGCATTGTTGTTACAGAAAATCGGAGGGAGGTCTTGGTTTTAAGGAGCTGTTGGGGTGGAATCAAAGTGCTGTATGGCTGCAAGTTTGGAGAATCATAAAGTGTTCTGATGACTCTTTATGGATTCATTGGATTCATAAATGCTTTCTAAAAAACAGGGCTTTCTGGACAATGAAAATTCCCTCTAACTGTCCTTGGAGTCTGCGAAAAATTCTTAATGCTCGCCCTCATTTCAGTGGCCATATTCGTTACCAGGTGGGTCGGGAGTCTAATTTTCTATTGTGGCACGATCCGTGGAGTGATAACAGAACTATGCTAGACCGTTTTGGTTGTAGAGCAATGTCCTCCCTTGAGTCAACTTCACTTGCTCCTCTTCACACCATAATTCGAGATGGTACTTGGAATCTTGGAAATTCTAATGATCATGTTGTAATTGAAATGAGACAGATTTGTGCTACTACGACAATTCATGACAGAGATGAAATTCTGTGGAACGGCTCTTCTTATAAAAACCTTCGGATCAATGATATATGGGACGTTCTTAGGACTCCAGGTCTTCCTCCATCCTGGTATAATTTTGTTTGGTGCAGATTTATGGTTCCAAAATTCGCTTTCACCACCTGGTTAATCGTCCAAGAGCGTCTCCTCACCAAAGATCGAATGATTAACTTTAGAATGAGAACAACTAGCAGCTGTGTTTTGTGTGGTGTGGCTGATGAATCCCACGCCCACTTATTTTGTCATTGTACCTATATTCGAAGCATTTTTGCTTCTTGGAATCATGGCATTACTTCTGTGTGGGACGACCTTAAATCTGGCAGAATCTTCACTGGACAAATCTCTAGTATTGAAAAggaaatttcttttcttttcatctccTCGGTTTTTTACTCAGTTTGGCGTGAGAGGAATTTGAGAGTTCATGAGGGTGGTACCCACAACAGCTGGGCTAGTCTGTTGGTTAATATTAAAAGGGATGTTAAAGGAAAATTGGCTTCCTCCGCTCGATTTCGTAAATGTGTGCATCGAGACACTACTTTGGTCCTGAATTTGTACTGA
- the LOC135151440 gene encoding uncharacterized protein LOC135151440 codes for MEALTACLNLKIEEGPFKFHSKTKDAGISHLIFADDVMLFCHGDADSVKCMMDGVNLFSSISGLCLNPAKCVVFFGNVPSAVQDFTIATSRFNRGALPVNYLGLPLISGKLFLRECLPLILKIHGKFEAWNSKYISQAGRAQLIKSVIFGMQGHWSHFLFLPKLVLKRIQSDMAKFLWKGDLVGSCHFKVSWKHCCYRKSEGGLGFKELLGWNQSAVWLQVWRIIKCSDDSLWIHWIHKCFLKNRAFWTIKIPSNCPWSLRKILNARPHFSGHIRYRVGRESNFLLWHDPWSDNRTMLDRFGCRAMSSLESTSLAPLHTIIRDGTWNLGNSNDHVVIEMRQICATTTIHDRDEILWNGSSYKNLRINDIWDVLRTPGLPPSWYNFVWCRFMVPKFAFTTWLIVQERLLTKDRMINFRMRTTSSCVLCGVADESHAHLFCHCTYIRSIFASWNHGITSVWDDLKSGRIFTGQISSIEKEISFLFISSVFYSVWRERNLRVHEGGTHNSWASLLVNIKRDVKGKLASSARFRKCVHRDTTLVLNLY; via the coding sequence ATGGAAGCTCTAACTGCCTGCTTGAATCTCAAGATTGAGGAAGGTCCATTCAAGTTTCACAGCAAAACTAAGGATGCGGGTATTTCTCATTTAATTTTTGCGGACGATGTTATGCTTTTTTGTCATGGAGATGCTGATTCTGTAAAGTGTATGATGGATGGTGTTAATCTGTTTTCTTCCATTTCTGGTTTGTGTCTCAATCCTGCCAAATGTGTGGTCTTTTTCGGGAATGTTCCATCTGCAGTACAGGATTTCACTATTGCTACTTCTCGGTTTAACAGAGGTGCTTTACCTGTTAATTATCTTGGATTACCTCTGATTTCTGGCAAGTTGTTCTTAAGAGAGTGCCTTCCTCTTATCTTGAAAATTCATGGTAAATTTGAAGCCTGGaacagtaaatatattagtcagGCGGGTCGTGCTCAGCTAATTAAGTCTGTCATATTTGGGATGCAAGGACACTGGTCTCACTTTCTTTTCTTGCCGAAATTGGTGCTGAAACGTATTCAATCTGATATGGCCAAGTTTCTATGGAAAGGTGACCTTGTTGGCTCTTGTCATTTTAAAGTTTCGTGGAAGCATTGTTGTTACAGAAAATCGGAGGGAGGTCTTGGTTTTAAGGAGCTGTTGGGGTGGAATCAAAGTGCTGTATGGCTGCAAGTTTGGAGAATCATAAAGTGTTCTGATGACTCTTTATGGATTCATTGGATTCATAAATGCTTTCTAAAAAACAGGGCTTTCTGGACAATAAAAATTCCCTCTAACTGTCCTTGGAGTCTGCGAAAAATTCTTAATGCTCGCCCTCATTTCAGTGGCCATATTCGTTACCGGGTGGGTCGGGAGTCTAATTTTCTATTGTGGCACGATCCGTGGAGTGATAACAGAACTATGCTAGACCGTTTTGGTTGTAGAGCAATGTCCTCCCTTGAGTCAACTTCACTTGCTCCTCTTCACACCATAATTCGAGATGGTACTTGGAATCTTGGAAATTCTAATGATCATGTTGTAATTGAAATGAGACAGATTTGTGCTACTACGACAATTCATGACAGAGATGAAATTCTGTGGAACGGCTCTTCTTATAAAAACCTTCGGATCAATGATATATGGGACGTTCTTAGGACTCCAGGTCTTCCTCCATCCTGGTATAATTTTGTTTGGTGCAGATTTATGGTTCCAAAATTCGCTTTCACCACCTGGTTAATCGTCCAAGAGCGTCTCCTCACCAAAGATCGAATGATTAACTTTAGAATGAGAACAACTAGCAGCTGTGTTTTGTGTGGTGTGGCTGATGAATCCCACGCCCACTTATTTTGTCATTGTACCTATATTCGAAGCATTTTTGCTTCTTGGAATCATGGCATTACTTCTGTGTGGGACGACCTTAAATCTGGCAGAATCTTCACTGGACAAATCTCTAGTATTGAAAAggaaatttcttttcttttcatctccTCGGTTTTTTACTCAGTTTGGCGTGAGAGGAATTTGAGAGTTCATGAGGGTGGTACCCACAACAGCTGGGCTAGTCTGTTGGTTAATATTAAAAGGGATGTTAAAGGAAAATTGGCTTCCTCCGCTCGATTTCGTAAATGTGTGCATCGAGACACTACTTTGGTCCTGAATTTGTACTGA
- the LOC135151442 gene encoding uncharacterized protein LOC135151442 has protein sequence MEALTACLNLKIEEGPFKFHSKTKDAGISHLIFADDVMLFCHGDADSVKCMMDGVNLFSSISGLCLNPAKCVVFFGNVPSAVQDFTIATSRFNRGALPVNYLGLPLISGKLFLRECLPLILKIHGKFEAWNSKYISQAGRAQLIKSVIFGMQGHWSHFLFLPKLVLKRIQSDMAKFLWKGDLVGSCHFKVSWKHCCYRKSEGGLGFKELLGWNQSAVWLQVWRIIKCSDDSLWIHWIHKCFLKNRAFWTIKIPSNCPWSLRKILNARPHFSGHIRYQVGRESNFLLWHDPWSDNRTMLDRFGCRAMSSLESTSLAPLHTIIRDGTWNLGNSNDHVVIEMRQICATTTIHDRDEILWNGSSYKNLRINDIWDVLRTPGLPPSWYNFVWCRFMVPKFAFTTWLIVQERLLTKDRMINFRMRTTSSCVLCGVADESHAHLFCHCTYIRSIFASWNHGITSVWDDLKSGRIFTGQISSIEKEISFLFISSVFYSVWRERNLRVHEGGTHNSWASLLVNIKRDVKGKLASSARFRKCVHRDTTLVLNLYLSLIDFMFVF, from the coding sequence ATGGAAGCTCTAACTGCCTGCTTGAATCTCAAGATTGAGGAAGGTCCATTCAAGTTTCACAGCAAAACTAAGGATGCGGGTATTTCTCATTTAATTTTTGCGGACGATGTTATGCTTTTTTGTCATGGAGATGCTGATTCTGTAAAGTGTATGATGGATGGTGTTAATCTGTTTTCTTCCATTTCTGGTTTGTGTCTCAATCCTGCCAAATGTGTGGTCTTTTTCGGGAATGTTCCATCTGCAGTACAGGATTTCACTATTGCTACTTCTCGGTTTAACAGAGGTGCTTTACCTGTTAATTATCTTGGATTACCTCTGATTTCTGGCAAGTTGTTCTTAAGAGAGTGCCTTCCTCTTATCTTGAAAATTCATGGTAAATTTGAAGCCTGGaacagtaaatatattagtcagGCGGGTCGTGCTCAGCTAATTAAGTCTGTCATATTTGGGATGCAAGGACACTGGTCTCACTTTCTTTTCTTGCCGAAATTGGTGCTGAAACGTATTCAATCTGATATGGCCAAGTTTCTATGGAAAGGTGACCTTGTTGGCTCTTGTCATTTTAAAGTTTCGTGGAAGCATTGTTGTTACAGAAAATCGGAGGGAGGTCTTGGTTTTAAGGAGCTGTTGGGGTGGAATCAAAGTGCTGTATGGCTGCAAGTTTGGAGAATCATAAAGTGTTCTGATGACTCTTTATGGATTCATTGGATTCATAAATGCTTTCTAAAAAACAGGGCTTTCTGGACAATAAAAATTCCCTCTAACTGTCCTTGGAGTCTGCGAAAAATTCTTAATGCTCGCCCTCATTTCAGTGGCCATATTCGTTACCAGGTGGGTCGGGAGTCTAATTTTCTATTGTGGCACGATCCGTGGAGTGATAACAGAACTATGCTAGACCGTTTTGGTTGTAGAGCAATGTCCTCCCTTGAGTCAACTTCACTTGCTCCTCTTCACACCATAATTCGAGATGGTACTTGGAATCTTGGAAATTCTAATGATCATGTTGTAATTGAAATGAGACAGATTTGTGCTACTACGACAATTCATGACAGAGATGAAATTCTGTGGAACGGCTCTTCTTATAAAAACCTTCGGATCAATGATATATGGGACGTTCTTAGGACTCCAGGTCTTCCTCCATCCTGGTATAATTTTGTTTGGTGCAGATTTATGGTTCCAAAATTCGCTTTCACCACCTGGTTAATCGTCCAAGAGCGTCTCCTCACCAAAGATCGAATGATTAACTTTAGAATGAGAACAACTAGCAGCTGTGTTTTGTGTGGTGTGGCTGATGAATCCCACGCCCACTTATTTTGTCATTGTACCTATATTCGAAGCATTTTTGCTTCTTGGAATCATGGCATTACTTCTGTGTGGGACGACCTTAAATCTGGCAGAATCTTCACTGGACAAATCTCTAGTATTGAAAAggaaatttcttttcttttcatctccTCGGTTTTTTACTCAGTTTGGCGTGAGAGGAATTTGAGAGTTCATGAGGGTGGTACCCACAACAGCTGGGCTAGTCTGTTGGTTAATATTAAAAGGGATGTTAAAGGAAAATTGGCTTCCTCCGCTCGATTTCGTAAATGTGTGCATCGAGACACTACTTTGGTCCTGAATTTGTACTTATCTTTAATTGACTTTATGTTTGTCTTCTAG
- the LOC135151441 gene encoding uncharacterized protein LOC135151441, whose amino-acid sequence MEALTAFLNLKIEEGPFKFHSKTKDAGISHLIFADDVMLFCHGDADSVKCMMDGVNLFSSISGLCLNPAKCVVFFGNVPSAVQDFTIATSRFNRGALPVNYLGLPLISGKLFLRECLPLILKIHGKFEAWNSKYISQAGRAQLIKSVIFGMQGHWSHFLFLPKLVLKRIQSDMAKFLWKGDLVGSCHFKVSWKHCCYRKSEGGLGFKELLGWNQSAVWLQVWRIIKCSDDSLWIHWIHKCFLKNRAFWTIKIPSNCPWSLRKILNARPHFSGHIRYRVGRESNFLLWHDPWSDNRTMLDRFGCRAMSSLESTSLAPLHTIIRDGTWNLGNSNDHVVIEMRQICATTTIHDRDEILWNGSSYKNLRINDIWDVLRTPGLPPSWYNFVWCRFMVPKFAFTTWLIVQERLLTKDRMINFRMRTTSSCVLCGVADESHAHLFCHCTYIRSIFASWNHGITSVWDDLKSGRIFTGQISSIEKEISFLFISSVFYSVWRERNLRVHEGGTHNSWASLLVNIKRDVKGKLASSARFRKCVHRDTTLVLNLY is encoded by the coding sequence ATGGAAGCTCTAACTGCCTTCTTGAATCTCAAGATTGAGGAAGGTCCATTCAAGTTTCACAGCAAAACTAAGGATGCGGGTATTTCTCATTTAATTTTTGCGGACGATGTTATGCTTTTTTGTCATGGAGATGCTGATTCTGTAAAGTGTATGATGGATGGTGTTAATCTGTTTTCTTCCATTTCTGGTTTGTGTCTCAATCCTGCCAAATGTGTGGTCTTTTTCGGGAATGTTCCATCTGCAGTACAGGATTTCACTATTGCTACTTCTCGGTTTAACAGAGGTGCTTTACCTGTTAATTATCTTGGATTACCTCTGATTTCTGGCAAGTTGTTCTTAAGAGAGTGCCTTCCTCTTATCTTGAAAATTCATGGTAAATTTGAAGCCTGGaacagtaaatatattagtcagGCGGGTCGTGCTCAGCTAATTAAGTCTGTCATATTTGGGATGCAAGGACACTGGTCTCACTTTCTTTTCTTGCCGAAATTGGTGCTGAAACGTATTCAATCTGATATGGCCAAGTTTCTATGGAAAGGTGACCTTGTTGGCTCTTGTCATTTTAAAGTTTCGTGGAAGCATTGTTGTTACAGAAAATCGGAGGGAGGTCTTGGTTTTAAGGAGCTGTTGGGGTGGAATCAAAGTGCTGTATGGCTGCAAGTTTGGAGAATCATAAAGTGTTCTGATGACTCTTTATGGATTCATTGGATTCATAAATGCTTTCTAAAAAACAGGGCTTTCTGGACAATAAAAATTCCCTCTAACTGTCCTTGGAGTCTGCGAAAAATTCTTAATGCTCGCCCTCATTTCAGTGGCCATATTCGTTACCGGGTGGGTCGGGAGTCTAATTTTCTATTGTGGCACGATCCGTGGAGTGATAACAGAACTATGCTAGACCGTTTTGGTTGTAGAGCAATGTCCTCCCTTGAGTCAACTTCACTTGCTCCTCTTCACACCATAATTCGAGATGGTACTTGGAATCTTGGAAATTCTAATGATCATGTTGTAATTGAAATGAGACAGATTTGTGCTACTACGACAATTCATGACAGAGATGAAATTCTGTGGAACGGCTCTTCTTATAAAAACCTTCGGATCAATGATATATGGGACGTTCTTAGGACTCCAGGTCTTCCTCCATCCTGGTATAATTTTGTTTGGTGCAGATTTATGGTTCCAAAATTCGCTTTCACCACCTGGTTAATCGTCCAAGAGCGTCTCCTCACCAAAGATCGAATGATTAACTTTAGAATGAGAACAACTAGCAGCTGTGTTTTGTGTGGTGTGGCTGATGAATCCCACGCCCACTTATTTTGTCATTGTACCTATATTCGAAGCATTTTTGCTTCTTGGAATCATGGCATTACTTCTGTGTGGGACGACCTTAAATCTGGCAGAATCTTCACTGGACAAATCTCTAGTATTGAAAAggaaatttcttttcttttcatctccTCGGTTTTTTACTCAGTTTGGCGTGAGAGGAATTTGAGAGTTCATGAGGGTGGTACCCACAACAGCTGGGCTAGTCTGTTGGTTAATATTAAAAGGGATGTTAAAGGAAAATTGGCTTCCTCCGCTCGATTTCGTAAATGTGTGCATCGAGACACTACTTTGGTCCTGAATTTGTACTGA